One part of the Ralstonia pickettii genome encodes these proteins:
- a CDS encoding site-specific integrase, which produces MAAFLALLCPALALPLSGRHTYALTMLSAGEHPMWVAKQMGHADWTMIARVYGRWMPSADAEAGSRAVEKFAGNAGKFAGKADVKLAKSGWIFANLKI; this is translated from the coding sequence TTGGCCGCCTTCTTGGCTTTGCTCTGCCCGGCTTTGGCCTTGCCACTGTCAGGCAGGCACACCTATGCGTTGACGATGCTCTCTGCCGGCGAACACCCCATGTGGGTCGCAAAGCAGATGGGCCACGCGGACTGGACGATGATTGCGCGCGTCTACGGCCGGTGGATGCCATCAGCGGATGCCGAGGCCGGTTCCAGGGCGGTGGAAAAGTTCGCCGGAAATGCTGGCAAATTTGCTGGCAAAGCGGACGTGAAACTGGCAAAAAGCGGTTGGATTTTCGCCAACCTGAAAATCTAA
- a CDS encoding efflux RND transporter permease subunit: MEHSRFNLSRWALEHQPLTRFLLVALLLGGIFAYSKLGQDEDPPFTFRAMVVQAFWPGATAEQMSRQVTDKIEKALQEVPYAWKIRSYSKPGETLVTFQLADTSPAKETQQLWYTVRKKVGDIAPTLPQGVRGPYFNDDFGDVYGSIYALSADGFTYRQLNDYADAIRQQLLRVPNVAKVELLGDQDEKIYIEFQQAKLSQMGLDINSIATQISQQNNIGPSGVLVTPTDNVQIRLSGQFSDIRDLENLTLRGPGGTTNIRLGDIATVKHGYVDPPHAKMRFNGKEVIGLGISMTKGGDIIQLGKDLRATVDKIRAKLPMGIEMQQVQNQPKSVQSSVGEFVHVLIEAVVIVLGVSFLSLGLHTKPKLRIDVWPGLVVGLTIPLVLAVTFLFMNIFDIGLHKISLGALIIALGLLVDDAIIAVEMMVRKLEEGFSKMEAATFAYTSTAMPMLTGTLITATGFLPVGLARSTVGEYTFGIFAVTALALVLSWFAAVVFVPYLGFLLLRTKSHVEGGGHHELFDTPFYNRFRGWVNWCVEYRKTVIVITLVAFGLGVFGFKYVEKQFFPDSSRPELMVELWLPEGSSFNQTEAEAKRFEALMRKEQNVDSVTLFIGSGAPRFYLPLDQILPQTNVAQAIVMPTSLEAREGVRQHVIGLLKSQFPHLRGRVKLLPNGPPVPYPVQFRVMGPDIGGVRKIADQVKAIMSANPNTVGVNDNWNENVKVLRLDIDQDKARALGVSTGSISQVTQTVMSGAPIAQYRDGDKLLDIVMRPQEDERNTLDALQRVQVPTSSGRTVPLTQVARVGFAWEPGVIWRENRDYGITVQSDVVDGVQGPTVTAQINPLLDKIRADLPPDYQIKIAGAEEESANAGASIAAQMPLCIFIIFTLLMLQLHSFSRSVMVFLTGPLGLIGAAATLLLLRAPMGFVAQLGITALIGMIIRNSVILVDQIEQDVAAGVPTWNAIVEAAVRRFRPIILTAAAAVLAMIPLSRSVFWGPMAAAIMGGLIIATVLTLLFLPALYAAWFRVKRPDAQAAAPAV, translated from the coding sequence ATGGAACATTCCCGTTTCAACCTGTCACGCTGGGCGCTTGAACATCAACCGCTCACGCGCTTCTTGCTGGTGGCGCTGTTGCTCGGCGGCATCTTTGCGTATTCCAAGCTGGGGCAGGATGAAGATCCGCCTTTCACCTTCCGCGCGATGGTCGTGCAGGCCTTCTGGCCCGGCGCCACGGCCGAGCAGATGTCGCGCCAGGTCACCGACAAGATCGAGAAGGCGCTGCAGGAAGTGCCGTACGCCTGGAAGATCCGCAGCTACTCCAAGCCCGGCGAAACGCTCGTCACCTTCCAACTGGCCGACACGTCGCCCGCCAAGGAAACGCAGCAGCTTTGGTACACCGTGCGCAAGAAAGTGGGCGATATCGCGCCTACGTTGCCGCAAGGCGTGCGCGGGCCGTACTTCAATGATGATTTCGGCGACGTGTATGGCTCGATCTATGCGCTATCCGCCGATGGCTTCACTTATCGCCAGCTCAACGACTACGCCGATGCGATCCGCCAGCAGCTGCTGCGCGTGCCCAACGTCGCCAAGGTCGAACTGCTGGGCGATCAGGACGAAAAGATCTACATCGAGTTCCAGCAGGCCAAGCTGTCGCAGATGGGTCTGGACATCAACAGCATCGCCACGCAGATCAGCCAGCAGAACAACATCGGCCCCAGCGGCGTGCTGGTCACGCCGACCGACAACGTGCAGATTCGCCTGTCGGGCCAGTTTTCGGACATCCGCGATCTGGAGAACCTGACGCTGCGCGGCCCCGGCGGCACGACCAATATCCGCCTCGGAGACATCGCCACGGTCAAGCACGGCTACGTGGACCCGCCGCACGCCAAGATGCGCTTCAACGGCAAGGAGGTGATCGGCCTGGGCATCTCGATGACCAAGGGCGGCGACATCATCCAGCTCGGCAAGGACTTGCGTGCCACGGTTGACAAGATCCGCGCCAAGCTGCCGATGGGCATCGAGATGCAGCAGGTGCAGAACCAGCCGAAATCGGTGCAGAGTTCGGTGGGCGAGTTTGTGCACGTGCTGATCGAGGCGGTGGTGATCGTGCTGGGCGTGAGTTTCCTCTCGCTCGGCTTGCACACCAAGCCGAAGCTGCGCATCGACGTGTGGCCGGGCCTAGTGGTGGGCCTGACGATCCCGCTGGTGCTGGCGGTGACGTTCCTGTTCATGAACATCTTCGACATCGGGCTGCACAAGATTTCGCTTGGTGCGCTGATCATCGCGCTGGGCCTGCTGGTGGACGACGCGATCATCGCGGTCGAAATGATGGTGCGCAAGCTGGAAGAGGGCTTCTCCAAGATGGAGGCCGCCACTTTCGCGTACACGTCGACCGCCATGCCGATGCTGACCGGCACGCTCATCACTGCCACGGGGTTCCTGCCCGTGGGGCTGGCGCGTTCGACGGTGGGCGAATACACGTTCGGCATCTTTGCGGTGACCGCGCTGGCGCTGGTGCTGTCGTGGTTTGCGGCGGTGGTGTTTGTCCCGTATCTCGGTTTCCTGCTGCTGCGGACGAAATCGCATGTGGAGGGCGGCGGGCACCACGAGCTGTTCGACACCCCGTTCTACAACCGCTTCCGCGGCTGGGTGAACTGGTGCGTGGAATACCGCAAGACGGTGATCGTCATCACGCTGGTGGCCTTTGGGCTGGGCGTGTTCGGCTTCAAGTATGTCGAGAAGCAGTTCTTCCCCGATTCGAGCCGCCCGGAACTGATGGTCGAGCTGTGGCTGCCGGAAGGCTCCAGCTTCAACCAGACCGAAGCTGAAGCCAAACGCTTCGAGGCGCTGATGCGCAAGGAGCAGAACGTCGACAGCGTGACGCTGTTCATCGGCTCGGGTGCGCCGCGCTTCTACCTGCCGCTGGACCAGATTCTTCCGCAGACAAACGTGGCGCAGGCCATCGTGATGCCCACTTCGCTGGAGGCGCGCGAGGGTGTGCGGCAACACGTCATCGGGCTGCTGAAGTCGCAATTCCCGCATCTGCGCGGCCGTGTGAAACTGCTGCCGAACGGACCGCCGGTGCCGTATCCGGTGCAGTTCCGCGTGATGGGCCCGGACATTGGCGGGGTGCGCAAGATTGCCGATCAGGTCAAGGCCATCATGAGCGCCAATCCGAACACCGTCGGCGTGAACGACAACTGGAACGAGAACGTCAAGGTGCTGCGCCTGGACATCGACCAGGACAAGGCGCGCGCGCTGGGTGTGTCGACCGGTTCCATCTCGCAGGTCACGCAGACGGTGATGTCCGGCGCGCCCATCGCCCAATACCGCGACGGCGACAAGCTGCTCGACATCGTGATGCGTCCGCAGGAGGACGAGCGCAACACGCTCGACGCACTGCAGCGCGTGCAAGTCCCGACCAGCAGTGGCCGCACGGTGCCGCTGACGCAGGTGGCGCGAGTTGGTTTTGCGTGGGAACCCGGCGTGATCTGGCGTGAGAACCGCGACTACGGCATCACCGTGCAATCCGACGTGGTGGACGGCGTGCAGGGCCCGACCGTGACCGCGCAGATCAACCCGCTGCTCGACAAGATTCGCGCGGACTTGCCGCCGGATTATCAGATCAAGATTGCCGGCGCAGAAGAGGAAAGTGCCAACGCGGGTGCGTCCATCGCTGCACAGATGCCGCTGTGCATTTTCATCATTTTCACGCTGCTGATGCTCCAGCTGCACAGCTTCTCGCGCTCAGTGATGGTGTTCCTGACCGGGCCGCTGGGGCTGATTGGCGCGGCAGCCACGTTGCTGCTGCTGCGCGCGCCGATGGGCTTTGTTGCGCAACTCGGTATTACGGCGCTGATCGGGATGATCATCCGTAATTCGGTCATTCTGGTGGACCAGATCGAGCAGGATGTGGCGGCCGGCGTGCCGACGTGGAATGCCATCGTCGAAGCGGCCGTGCGTCGTTTCCGGCCGATCATCCTGACTGCGGCGGCGGCGGTGCTGGCAATGATTCCGCTGTCGCGCAGCGTGTTCTGGGGCCCGATGGCCGCCGCCATCATGGGTGGCCTGATCATCGCCACGGTCTTGACGCTGCTGTTCTTGCCGGCGTTGTATGCGGCGTGGTTCCGCGTCAAGCGGCCCGATGCGCAAGCGGCCGCCCCGGCGGTCTGA